From a single Nocardioides sp. dk884 genomic region:
- the hrpA gene encoding ATP-dependent RNA helicase HrpA, translating into MTDELSITYPPELPVTQRREDIAAAIRDHQVVIVAGETGSGKTTQLPKICLELGRGRRGRKGGGLIGHTQPRRIAARSVAERIAEELGTELGGPDGVVGYQVRFTDRTSRSTRVKLMTDGILLAELQRDRMLRKYDTIIIDEAHERSLNIDFLLGYLRQLLPRRPDLKLVITSATIDPERFAAHFADVRTGEPAPIIEVSGRTYPVEVRYRPLMELPEEDEEGEPVVRDQTEAIADAVRELVAEGPGDILVFLPGEREIRDTAEVLEGLNLRNPLEIVPLYSRLSAAEQHRVFARHSGRRVVLATNVAETSLTVPGIRYVVDTGVARISRYSVRSKVQRLPIEAISQASANQRSGRCGRVEAGIAIRLYSEEDFAGRPEFTDPEILRTNLASVILQMASLGLGEVARFPFVEPPDRRNITAGVQLLEELGALRAGTASGAEAARGATKLTELGRRLARLPIDPRLGRMVLEAEKLGCLREVVVIAAALSLQDPRERPGPDHPAEQARADQLHARFKAEGSDFLTWLNLWRFLKDQQRELSGSAFRRMCKKEFLNYLRVREWQDFESQLRQVCKEMGVHVGQPADTPDADGIHQALLSGLLSQIGLLEERDKAGSGQGGQGGQARDGRRRGPREYLGARGARFAIFPGSVVARKNPPFVMAGELVETGRLWARQVAGIQPEWAERLGGDLVKRTWSEPHWSKKRAAVMAYERATLYGVPLVADRLVSYGKVDPALARELFIRHALVHGEWHSRHRFLTENQRLLEQAEELEHRARRRDLVVDEHTLFDFYDARVGAEVVSGAHFDQWWKQARRTQPDLLTFDPAMLTHDTVEEVRAEDYPEEWRTDIGAGLTFPISYHFEPGTDDDGLTIEVPVAMLNRVSAADFSWNVPGLREELVTALIRSLPKNLRVNLVPAPNRAREFLAEVPAGEEPLLDALERWCRARTGLVVPREAWDWDKVPEHLRPTYRVVDEQGHERGRGKDLEALKAPLRGSFQQAIADVASESGLSRTGETTWTFGTIERSFEQKRAGHEVQAYPALVDEGRTVGLQVYGSAEEQEARHRLGVRRLLLLELDKLDGRGGPVKRVLDGLGNAEKLGLAGSPYASVTDLLEDCRAAILGAAVDARPPVWSEQEYVALRTEAGRDLEAHLRAMLADVLRVLDAWRQAEKALSGRAEMAQLPALSDMKAQLGRLVHRGFIGEAGPAQLRRYPVYLAALAQRRARLDEGAAAIGRDRQLMDRIGDLQASWLHQVEALPAGRPPGESLRQVRWMLEEYRVSLWAQQLGTPYPVSDQRIRKALGRAGS; encoded by the coding sequence ATGACCGACGAGCTCTCGATCACCTACCCGCCGGAGCTCCCGGTCACCCAGCGCCGCGAGGACATCGCGGCCGCGATCCGCGACCACCAGGTCGTGATCGTGGCCGGCGAGACCGGCTCGGGAAAGACCACCCAGCTGCCGAAGATCTGCCTGGAGCTCGGCCGCGGCCGGCGCGGGCGCAAGGGCGGCGGGCTGATCGGGCACACCCAGCCGCGGCGGATCGCGGCGCGCTCGGTGGCCGAGCGGATCGCCGAGGAGCTCGGCACCGAGCTCGGCGGCCCCGACGGCGTGGTCGGCTACCAGGTGCGCTTCACCGACCGCACCTCGCGCAGCACCCGCGTGAAGCTGATGACCGACGGCATCCTGCTCGCCGAGCTCCAGCGCGACCGGATGCTGCGCAAGTACGACACGATCATCATCGACGAGGCCCACGAGCGCAGCCTCAACATCGACTTCCTGCTCGGCTACCTCAGGCAGCTGCTGCCGCGCCGACCCGACCTCAAGCTCGTCATCACCTCCGCGACCATCGACCCGGAGCGGTTCGCCGCGCACTTCGCCGACGTACGCACCGGTGAGCCGGCACCGATCATCGAGGTCTCCGGGCGCACCTACCCGGTGGAGGTGCGCTACCGGCCGCTGATGGAGCTGCCCGAGGAGGACGAGGAGGGCGAGCCGGTCGTCCGCGACCAGACCGAGGCGATCGCCGACGCGGTGCGCGAGCTGGTGGCCGAGGGACCCGGCGACATCCTGGTCTTCCTGCCCGGCGAGCGGGAGATCCGCGACACCGCCGAGGTGCTCGAGGGGCTCAACCTGCGCAACCCGCTCGAGATCGTGCCGCTCTACTCCCGCCTCTCGGCCGCGGAGCAGCACCGGGTCTTCGCCCGGCACAGCGGGCGCCGGGTGGTGCTGGCGACCAACGTCGCCGAGACGTCGCTGACCGTGCCCGGCATCCGCTACGTCGTGGACACCGGCGTGGCCCGGATCAGCCGCTACTCGGTGCGCAGCAAGGTCCAGCGGCTGCCGATCGAGGCGATCAGCCAGGCCTCGGCCAACCAGCGCTCCGGGCGTTGCGGGCGCGTCGAGGCCGGCATCGCGATCCGGCTCTACTCCGAGGAGGACTTCGCGGGCCGCCCGGAGTTCACCGACCCCGAGATCCTGCGCACCAACCTGGCCAGCGTCATCCTGCAGATGGCCAGCCTCGGCCTCGGCGAGGTCGCCCGCTTCCCGTTCGTCGAGCCCCCGGACCGGCGCAACATCACCGCCGGCGTGCAGCTGCTCGAGGAGCTCGGCGCGCTGCGCGCGGGTACCGCCTCGGGTGCCGAGGCGGCGCGCGGCGCCACGAAGCTGACCGAGCTGGGACGCCGCCTGGCGCGGCTGCCGATCGACCCCCGCCTGGGCCGCATGGTGCTCGAGGCCGAGAAGCTCGGCTGCCTGCGCGAGGTGGTCGTGATCGCGGCGGCGCTCTCGCTGCAGGACCCCCGCGAGCGCCCCGGCCCCGACCACCCCGCCGAGCAGGCCCGCGCCGACCAGCTGCACGCCCGGTTCAAGGCCGAGGGCAGCGACTTCCTGACCTGGCTGAACCTGTGGCGCTTCCTCAAGGACCAGCAGCGCGAGCTCTCCGGCAGCGCGTTCCGCCGGATGTGCAAGAAGGAGTTCCTCAACTACCTGCGGGTGCGCGAGTGGCAGGACTTCGAGTCCCAGCTGCGCCAGGTGTGCAAGGAGATGGGCGTCCACGTCGGGCAGCCCGCCGACACCCCCGACGCCGACGGGATCCACCAGGCGCTCCTGTCCGGCCTGCTGTCGCAGATCGGGCTGCTGGAGGAGCGCGACAAGGCCGGCTCGGGCCAGGGCGGTCAAGGCGGTCAGGCTCGCGACGGGCGCCGCCGCGGTCCGCGGGAGTACCTCGGCGCCCGGGGTGCGCGGTTCGCGATCTTCCCCGGCAGCGTGGTGGCCCGCAAGAACCCTCCGTTCGTGATGGCCGGGGAGCTCGTCGAGACCGGCCGGCTGTGGGCGCGCCAGGTCGCGGGCATCCAGCCCGAGTGGGCCGAGCGCCTCGGCGGCGACCTGGTCAAGCGGACCTGGTCGGAGCCGCACTGGAGCAAGAAGCGGGCCGCGGTGATGGCCTACGAGCGCGCGACGCTGTACGGCGTACCGCTGGTGGCCGACCGGCTGGTCAGCTACGGCAAGGTCGACCCGGCGCTCGCCCGCGAGCTGTTCATCCGCCACGCGCTGGTGCACGGGGAGTGGCACAGCCGGCACCGGTTCCTCACCGAGAACCAGCGGCTGCTCGAGCAGGCCGAGGAGCTCGAGCACCGGGCCCGGCGCCGCGACCTCGTGGTCGACGAGCACACCCTGTTCGACTTCTACGACGCCCGCGTCGGCGCCGAGGTGGTCAGCGGCGCCCACTTCGACCAGTGGTGGAAGCAGGCGCGGCGCACCCAGCCCGACCTGCTGACCTTCGACCCCGCGATGCTCACCCACGACACCGTGGAGGAGGTGCGCGCCGAGGACTACCCCGAGGAGTGGCGCACCGACATCGGGGCGGGCCTGACCTTCCCGATCAGCTACCACTTCGAGCCCGGCACCGACGACGACGGCCTCACCATCGAGGTGCCGGTCGCGATGCTCAACCGGGTCTCGGCCGCGGACTTCTCCTGGAACGTGCCGGGGCTGCGCGAGGAGCTGGTCACCGCGCTGATCCGCAGCCTGCCGAAGAACCTGCGGGTCAACCTGGTGCCCGCCCCGAACCGGGCGCGGGAGTTCCTCGCCGAGGTGCCGGCGGGGGAGGAGCCGCTGCTCGACGCCCTGGAGCGCTGGTGCCGGGCGCGCACCGGGCTGGTCGTGCCGCGCGAGGCCTGGGACTGGGACAAGGTGCCCGAGCACCTGCGCCCGACGTACCGCGTCGTGGACGAGCAGGGACACGAGCGCGGCCGCGGCAAGGACCTCGAGGCGCTCAAGGCGCCGCTGCGCGGCTCCTTCCAGCAGGCCATCGCCGACGTGGCCAGCGAGAGCGGGCTGAGCCGCACCGGGGAGACCACCTGGACCTTCGGCACCATCGAGCGCTCCTTCGAGCAGAAGCGCGCCGGGCACGAGGTGCAGGCCTATCCGGCGCTGGTCGACGAGGGCCGGACCGTCGGGCTGCAGGTCTACGGCTCTGCCGAGGAGCAGGAGGCCCGCCACCGCCTCGGCGTACGCCGCCTGCTGCTGCTCGAGCTCGACAAGCTCGACGGGCGTGGGGGGCCGGTCAAGCGGGTGCTCGACGGGCTCGGCAACGCCGAGAAGCTGGGCCTGGCCGGGTCGCCGTACGCCTCGGTCACCGACCTGTTGGAGGACTGCCGGGCCGCGATCCTCGGCGCCGCGGTCGACGCACGTCCGCCGGTGTGGAGCGAGCAGGAGTACGTCGCGCTGCGCACCGAGGCCGGACGCGATCTGGAGGCGCACCTGCGCGCGATGCTCGCCGACGTGCTGCGGGTGCTGGACGCCTGGCGCCAGGCCGAGAAGGCGCTGAGCGGCCGCGCGGAGATGGCGCAGCTGCCGGCCCTGTCGGACATGAAGGCCCAGCTCGGACGGCTGGTGCACCGCGGGTTCATCGGCGAGGCCGGGCCCGCCCAGCTGCGCCGCTACCCGGTCTACCTGGCCGCGCTGGCCCAGCGCCGCGCCCGCCTCGACGAGGGCGCCGCCGCGATCGGGCGGGACCGCCAGCTGATGGACCGCATCGGTGACCTGCAGGCCTCCTGGCTGCACCAGGTCGAGGCGCTGCCCGCGGGCCGCCCGCCGGGGGAGTCGCTGCGCCAGGTGCGCTGGATGCTGGAGGAGTACCGGGTCTCGCTGTGGGCCCAGCAGCTCGGGACGCCGTACCCGGTGAGCGACCAGCGGATCCGCAAGGCGCTGGGCCGTGCGGGCTCCTGA
- a CDS encoding type II toxin-antitoxin system PemK/MazF family toxin yields the protein MAFLPMPRHLLRRAGRELVRTLTPPSRRTTARSRQAPRSRQAPGERDEIGYAPRPDGRPDPGEVVWAWVAYEEDASRGKDRPVLVIGRRGAGLLGLMLTSKDHDRDAADEARRGRHWMDVGTGAWDRQRRPSEVRLDRLLVLEESAVRREGAALDRRTFDAVLAAARPHLS from the coding sequence ATGGCCTTCCTCCCCATGCCGCGTCACCTGCTCCGCCGTGCCGGTCGCGAGCTGGTCCGCACGCTCACCCCGCCGTCGAGGAGGACCACCGCCCGCTCGCGGCAGGCCCCCCGCTCGCGGCAGGCGCCGGGCGAGCGCGACGAGATCGGCTACGCGCCCCGGCCCGACGGCCGCCCCGATCCCGGCGAGGTCGTCTGGGCCTGGGTCGCCTACGAGGAGGACGCCAGCCGGGGCAAGGACCGCCCGGTGCTGGTGATCGGGCGCCGCGGGGCCGGGCTGCTCGGGCTGATGCTCACCAGCAAGGACCACGACCGCGACGCCGCCGACGAGGCACGCCGCGGGCGGCACTGGATGGACGTCGGCACGGGGGCCTGGGACCGCCAGCGACGCCCCAGCGAGGTGCGCCTGGACCGGCTGCTGGTGCTCGAGGAGTCGGCGGTGCGCCGCGAGGGCGCGGCCCTGGACCGGCGTACGTTCGACGCGGTGCTGGCCGCCGCGCGGCCGCACCTGTCCTGA
- a CDS encoding ABC transporter substrate-binding protein — MSSRQVRGVRRTTCWTAALALTLGLGACSSEEDPEPSAPRTTAAAPQSSDEVELTFGVWGSDDEIAAYETTVAQFNALSDESNVRIVAFPDRDALVKALRTGARETPDVYMLDRQDLVWAHDEDLNTPIGELLDERGVEFGDRYSRSALEAFGLDRELQCMPYGISPTVMYYNTDLVDFDRMAELGLDVPSATRTKWTFAQFAEAANFASRKRRGTKGVHVSPTLLGLAPFVYSGGPVFNDETDPTSLALNDDDSREALAEALRVLRDPTLTLSDEQLARRTPLEWFKAGKVAMIPGDRSLVPELRRVRGLDFDVIPMPILESAATVGDITGLCVSSTARSVPEAADFVVHALSTESVREVTRAGYLAPANQEVALSDDFLQPGRQPAHAGAFNTSVRALQIPPLLDVWGALEAAVNPILSELFTVPVVDDIGDYTQRIDEASRAVLDPESVEESPTEEPSGSPTE; from the coding sequence GTGAGCAGCAGGCAGGTCCGAGGAGTACGACGCACGACCTGTTGGACCGCGGCGCTCGCGCTGACCCTGGGCCTGGGCGCATGCTCGAGCGAGGAGGACCCCGAGCCCTCAGCGCCGCGCACGACGGCGGCCGCGCCGCAGTCGAGCGACGAGGTCGAGCTCACCTTCGGTGTGTGGGGCAGCGACGACGAGATCGCGGCGTACGAGACGACCGTGGCGCAGTTCAACGCCCTCTCCGATGAGAGCAACGTGCGGATCGTGGCGTTCCCGGACCGCGACGCGCTGGTCAAGGCGCTGCGCACCGGCGCGCGGGAGACCCCCGACGTCTACATGCTCGACCGTCAGGACCTGGTCTGGGCCCACGACGAGGACCTCAACACCCCGATCGGTGAGCTCCTCGACGAGCGTGGCGTGGAGTTCGGCGACCGCTACTCCCGCTCGGCGCTCGAGGCCTTCGGGCTCGACCGCGAGCTGCAGTGCATGCCGTACGGCATCTCGCCGACCGTCATGTACTACAACACCGACCTGGTCGACTTCGATCGGATGGCCGAGCTCGGTCTCGACGTCCCGTCGGCCACGCGCACCAAGTGGACCTTCGCGCAGTTCGCCGAGGCAGCGAACTTCGCCTCCCGCAAGCGCCGCGGGACCAAGGGCGTGCACGTCTCGCCGACGCTGCTGGGCCTCGCGCCCTTCGTGTACTCCGGTGGTCCGGTCTTCAACGACGAGACCGACCCGACCTCCCTCGCCCTGAACGACGACGACTCGCGTGAGGCGCTCGCCGAGGCGCTGCGCGTGCTGCGCGACCCGACGCTGACGCTCTCCGATGAGCAGCTGGCCCGGCGTACGCCGCTGGAGTGGTTCAAGGCCGGCAAGGTCGCGATGATCCCCGGCGACCGCTCGCTCGTGCCGGAGCTGCGCCGCGTGCGGGGCCTGGACTTCGACGTGATCCCGATGCCGATCCTGGAGTCCGCCGCGACCGTCGGCGACATCACCGGCCTCTGCGTCTCCAGCACCGCCCGCAGCGTGCCCGAGGCCGCCGACTTCGTGGTGCACGCGCTGTCCACCGAGTCGGTGCGCGAGGTGACGCGCGCGGGTTACCTGGCGCCCGCCAACCAGGAGGTCGCCCTCAGCGACGACTTCCTGCAGCCCGGTCGCCAGCCCGCACACGCCGGCGCGTTCAACACCAGCGTGCGGGCGCTGCAGATCCCGCCGCTGCTCGACGTGTGGGGCGCCCTCGAGGCCGCGGTGAACCCGATCCTGAGCGAGCTGTTCACCGTCCCGGTCGTCGACGACATCGGCGACTACACCCAGCGCATCGACGAGGCCTCCCGCGCCGTCCTCGACCCCGAGTCGGTCGAGGAGTCGCCCACCGAGGAGCCGTCGGGTTCACCGACGGAGTAG
- a CDS encoding HNH endonuclease signature motif containing protein yields the protein MADHELPDCDTPAAVLTFAQAQRAAVQRAEFLVLEAALVWAAMHPAESVSTSPTTGWIFGEVAVPLGGEGTPLVAEFAPMELGAALGMSTDAARALVGSALELAHRLPRTWKQMKSGVVPVWKGRRLAQLTLLLPPDGADFVDRQLAGGLGKVGWATIERLVDQARVTFDPEGAEKQRREAADGRRFDVHTGEATHDGTVRVEGELDLADALDLDTAIRQGAEELAALGATESLDVRRSMAAGELARRQLAFDLRTEAGDGAASVVKPRQVIIHVHLSEAAISRDEAGIATLEETGSIVSTEQVRDWCANPETQVTIKPVIDLDAHHHTDAYAIPDRLVDQTRLTQPVCAFPWCERPARRCDTDHVVAHGTGGPTCSCNLAPLCRRHHRAKTHTSWTYDKTDATTYLWRSPHGLHLVKDRGETRLVAAHPPDD from the coding sequence ATGGCCGACCACGAGCTCCCCGACTGCGACACCCCAGCTGCCGTGCTGACGTTCGCGCAGGCGCAGCGGGCTGCGGTGCAGCGGGCGGAGTTCCTGGTCTTAGAGGCGGCTCTGGTGTGGGCGGCGATGCACCCGGCCGAGTCGGTGTCGACGAGCCCGACCACCGGGTGGATCTTCGGCGAGGTGGCGGTGCCGCTGGGTGGTGAGGGGACGCCGCTGGTGGCGGAGTTCGCGCCGATGGAGCTGGGCGCTGCGCTGGGCATGTCGACCGATGCGGCCCGTGCGTTGGTCGGGTCCGCGCTCGAGCTGGCGCACCGGTTGCCGCGGACCTGGAAGCAGATGAAGTCAGGTGTGGTCCCGGTCTGGAAGGGCCGCCGGCTCGCGCAGCTGACTCTCTTGCTCCCGCCCGACGGTGCCGACTTCGTGGACCGTCAGCTCGCGGGCGGGCTCGGGAAGGTCGGGTGGGCCACCATCGAGCGGCTCGTGGACCAGGCCCGCGTGACGTTCGACCCTGAGGGTGCCGAGAAGCAGCGCCGTGAAGCCGCTGATGGACGCCGCTTCGACGTGCACACCGGCGAGGCGACCCATGACGGGACCGTGCGGGTGGAGGGCGAGCTCGACCTCGCCGATGCGCTCGATCTGGACACCGCGATCCGCCAGGGCGCGGAGGAGCTGGCTGCTCTGGGCGCGACGGAGTCGTTGGACGTACGCCGCTCGATGGCAGCCGGTGAGCTCGCCCGGCGCCAGCTCGCGTTCGACCTCCGCACCGAAGCCGGCGACGGCGCCGCGTCGGTGGTCAAGCCGCGACAGGTGATCATCCACGTCCACCTGTCCGAGGCGGCGATCAGCCGCGACGAGGCCGGCATCGCGACGCTCGAGGAGACCGGGTCGATCGTGTCGACCGAGCAGGTCCGCGACTGGTGCGCCAATCCCGAGACGCAGGTGACCATCAAGCCGGTCATCGACCTGGACGCCCATCACCACACCGACGCCTACGCGATCCCGGACCGGCTCGTCGACCAGACGCGTCTCACCCAGCCGGTCTGCGCCTTCCCATGGTGCGAACGCCCCGCCCGGCGCTGCGACACCGACCACGTCGTCGCCCACGGAACCGGTGGCCCGACGTGTTCGTGCAACCTGGCCCCGCTCTGCCGGCGACATCATCGGGCCAAGACCCACACGAGTTGGACCTACGACAAGACCGACGCCACGACCTACCTCTGGCGATCACCCCACGGCCTTCACCTCGTGAAGGACCGCGGCGAGACCCGACTCGTCGCCGCGCACCCACCCGACGACTAG
- a CDS encoding ribonuclease D translates to MPDTAPVEETPDPEMTPETPEAPETPEAPEAPPAPMLTLRDGLPPVIETDEALRDYVARLREGSGPIAIDAERASGYRYSSRAYLVQLRREGSGTALVDPIALSTLAPLAEVLDGPEWILHAATQDLPCLAEIGLRPAALFDTELAGRLLGHPRVGLATLVETVLGRRLKKEHSAVDWSTRPLPRPWLEYAALDVEVLVELRDALAAELEESGKAEWARQEFEALLTFEQTPRADAWRRVSGLHRVRGRRTLAAAKALWETRDEIARQRDVTPGRIIPDAALVAAAQAMPTDRAALLETKGFHGRGAERYSVRWIAAIREAAALPESELPARAPRGDGPPTPRAWADRDPVAARRLAIAREAMTTLAETHHMPVENLLTPDYLRRTLWTPPATREPAELASQVTQALLDLGARRWQTELTGPVITDAILRADAEPDPEPEPAQPDA, encoded by the coding sequence ATGCCTGACACCGCCCCCGTCGAGGAGACCCCCGATCCGGAGATGACCCCGGAGACGCCCGAGGCGCCAGAGACGCCCGAGGCGCCCGAGGCGCCGCCGGCGCCGATGCTGACCCTGCGCGACGGGCTCCCCCCGGTCATCGAGACCGACGAGGCGTTGCGCGACTACGTCGCACGCCTGCGCGAGGGCAGCGGCCCGATCGCGATCGACGCCGAGCGCGCCTCCGGCTACCGCTACTCCAGCCGCGCCTACCTCGTCCAGCTGCGCCGCGAGGGCTCCGGCACGGCGCTGGTCGACCCGATCGCCCTGTCCACGCTCGCCCCGCTCGCCGAGGTGCTCGACGGCCCCGAGTGGATCCTGCACGCCGCGACCCAGGACCTCCCCTGCCTGGCCGAGATCGGCCTGCGCCCCGCCGCCCTCTTCGACACCGAGCTCGCCGGGCGCCTGCTGGGCCACCCGCGGGTCGGCCTGGCCACGCTCGTGGAGACCGTGCTCGGCCGACGGCTGAAGAAGGAGCACTCGGCCGTCGACTGGTCCACCCGCCCGCTGCCCAGGCCGTGGCTGGAGTACGCCGCACTCGACGTCGAGGTCCTCGTCGAGCTGCGCGACGCGCTGGCCGCCGAGCTCGAGGAGAGCGGCAAGGCCGAGTGGGCGCGTCAGGAGTTCGAGGCGCTGCTCACCTTCGAGCAGACCCCGCGCGCCGACGCCTGGCGCCGCGTCTCGGGCCTGCACCGGGTGCGCGGTCGCCGTACCCTCGCCGCCGCCAAGGCGCTGTGGGAGACCCGCGACGAGATCGCCCGGCAGCGCGACGTGACCCCCGGCCGGATCATCCCCGACGCCGCTCTCGTCGCCGCCGCGCAGGCGATGCCGACCGACCGGGCCGCGCTGCTGGAGACCAAGGGCTTCCACGGCCGCGGCGCGGAGCGCTACTCCGTGCGGTGGATCGCGGCGATCCGCGAGGCAGCCGCACTGCCCGAGAGCGAGCTTCCCGCCCGCGCTCCCCGCGGCGACGGACCCCCGACGCCGCGCGCCTGGGCCGACCGCGACCCGGTCGCGGCCCGCCGGCTGGCGATCGCGCGCGAGGCGATGACCACGCTCGCCGAGACCCACCACATGCCGGTCGAGAACCTGCTCACCCCCGACTACCTGCGCCGCACCCTGTGGACGCCGCCCGCCACCCGCGAGCCGGCCGAGCTCGCCTCGCAGGTCACCCAGGCGCTGCTCGACCTCGGCGCCCGCCGGTGGCAGACCGAGCTCACCGGGCCGGTGATCACCGACGCGATCCTGCGCGCCGACGCCGAGCCGGACCCCGAGCCGGAGCCCGCACAGCCCGACGCCTGA
- a CDS encoding DUF3000 domain-containing protein: MVARQETHPGPGASSPLEFREAVASMRRARLRPEILCEEMPAPQRIAPHASALSADVTVDDLDLGSGRLILLHDPAGNDAWEGTFRCVAYARAEIDSDLSTDQMLAGVGWSWLTDALDAHGAAYSAISGTVTVVTTESFGSMAEEDGTAQIEVRASWTPLGVADLAPGQGPDLAPHVEAWGELMCTAVGLPPVPEGVTAMPSRRGQRGAAY, from the coding sequence ATGGTTGCGCGTCAGGAGACGCACCCGGGCCCGGGTGCGTCCAGTCCCCTCGAGTTCCGGGAGGCTGTCGCCAGCATGCGCCGCGCGCGCCTGCGCCCGGAGATCCTCTGCGAGGAGATGCCCGCCCCCCAGCGGATCGCCCCCCACGCCTCCGCGCTGTCCGCCGACGTCACCGTCGACGACCTCGACCTGGGCAGCGGCCGGCTGATCCTGCTGCACGACCCGGCCGGCAACGACGCCTGGGAGGGCACCTTCCGCTGCGTCGCCTACGCCCGCGCGGAGATCGACAGCGACCTGAGCACCGACCAGATGCTCGCCGGGGTGGGCTGGTCCTGGCTGACCGACGCCCTGGACGCGCACGGCGCGGCGTACTCCGCCATCTCCGGCACCGTCACCGTCGTCACGACCGAGAGCTTCGGCTCGATGGCCGAGGAGGACGGCACCGCCCAGATCGAGGTCCGGGCCTCCTGGACACCGCTCGGCGTCGCCGACCTCGCCCCCGGCCAGGGGCCGGACCTGGCACCGCACGTCGAGGCATGGGGTGAGCTGATGTGCACCGCCGTCGGCCTGCCCCCGGTCCCCGAGGGCGTGACCGCCATGCCGAGCCGACGGGGCCAGCGGGGCGCAGCGTACTGA
- the hemE gene encoding uroporphyrinogen decarboxylase yields MSQRPDPASVPADSSTAPSPGPAPELADSAFLKAARGEEVPHTPVWFMRQAGRSLPEYLRVREGVGMLESCMDPELVVEITLQPVRRYGVDAAIFFSDIVLPLKAVGVDLDIVPGVGPVVAQPVRTMADVEAISDLTPEHVPFITEAVRGLVGQLGGTPLIGFAGAPFTVASYLVEGGPSKDHARTKAMMFGAPDVWDALMRKISGIAAAYLRVQVEAGASAVQLFDSWAGALTPADYREHVMAHSARVLSAAGELGVPRIHFGVGTANLLDLMGEAGADVVGVDWRTPLERAIPIVGDRGVQGNLDPTLVFAPTEVMTARAAQVIEAGRAARGHIFNLGHGVIPSTDPDQLARLTEFVQSYDLSK; encoded by the coding sequence GTGAGCCAGCGCCCCGACCCCGCCTCCGTCCCCGCCGACTCCTCGACCGCGCCCTCCCCGGGGCCGGCCCCGGAGCTCGCCGACAGCGCCTTCCTCAAGGCCGCACGCGGCGAGGAGGTGCCGCACACCCCGGTGTGGTTCATGCGCCAGGCCGGCCGCTCGCTGCCCGAGTACCTGCGGGTGCGCGAGGGCGTCGGCATGCTCGAGTCCTGCATGGACCCCGAGCTGGTCGTCGAGATCACCCTCCAGCCGGTGCGCCGGTACGGCGTGGACGCCGCGATCTTCTTCTCCGACATCGTGCTCCCGCTCAAGGCTGTCGGCGTCGACCTCGACATCGTGCCCGGCGTCGGTCCGGTCGTGGCCCAGCCGGTGCGGACGATGGCCGACGTGGAGGCGATCTCCGACCTGACCCCCGAGCACGTCCCCTTCATCACCGAGGCGGTGCGCGGGCTGGTCGGCCAGCTGGGCGGCACCCCGCTGATCGGGTTCGCCGGCGCGCCGTTCACGGTGGCCTCCTACCTGGTCGAGGGCGGCCCGTCCAAGGACCACGCCCGCACCAAGGCGATGATGTTCGGCGCTCCCGACGTCTGGGACGCGCTGATGCGCAAGATCTCCGGCATCGCCGCGGCGTACCTGCGCGTGCAGGTCGAGGCCGGTGCGTCCGCGGTGCAGCTCTTCGACTCCTGGGCCGGCGCGCTGACCCCGGCCGACTACCGCGAGCACGTGATGGCGCACTCCGCGCGGGTGCTCTCCGCCGCGGGCGAGCTCGGCGTCCCGCGCATCCACTTCGGCGTGGGCACCGCCAACCTGCTCGACCTGATGGGGGAGGCCGGCGCCGACGTCGTCGGGGTCGACTGGCGCACCCCGCTGGAGCGGGCGATCCCGATCGTCGGCGACCGCGGCGTGCAGGGCAACCTCGACCCGACGCTGGTCTTCGCCCCGACCGAGGTGATGACCGCGCGTGCCGCGCAGGTCATCGAGGCCGGCCGCGCCGCGCGCGGGCACATCTTCAACCTCGGCCACGGCGTGATCCCCTCGACCGACCCCGACCAGCTGGCCCGGCTGACCGAGTTCGTGCAGTCCTACGACCTGAGCAAGTAG